A genomic region of Bacillus sp. 2205SS5-2 contains the following coding sequences:
- a CDS encoding type 1 glutamine amidotransferase domain-containing protein produces MRLEGRKVIQLVSADFEDLELWYPVLRLREEGATVHIVGEKSGEEYIGKYGVPITSQYAFSEINSDEYDAILVPGGWSPDKLRRYEEVISIVKSMNDHQKPIGQICHAGWVLISAKILQGKKVTSTPGIKDDMENAGAVWLNEPVVVDGHLISSRRPPDLPDYMREFINVLEKR; encoded by the coding sequence ATGAGGTTAGAAGGAAGAAAGGTCATTCAACTTGTGAGTGCCGATTTTGAAGATTTAGAACTATGGTATCCTGTATTGCGTTTACGAGAAGAAGGAGCGACGGTTCATATTGTCGGGGAAAAATCTGGGGAAGAGTATATTGGCAAGTATGGAGTACCAATTACATCACAGTATGCCTTTAGTGAAATTAATTCTGATGAGTATGATGCGATACTTGTGCCAGGGGGCTGGTCTCCAGATAAATTACGCCGATACGAAGAGGTAATCTCAATCGTGAAAAGTATGAATGATCACCAAAAACCAATCGGACAAATATGTCATGCTGGCTGGGTGCTGATTTCGGCAAAGATTCTTCAAGGCAAAAAAGTTACGAGTACGCCGGGGATAAAAGATGATATGGAGAATGCGGGGGCAGTATGGCTTAATGAACCTGTTGTAGTTGACGGTCATCTGATCTCAAGTCGTAGACCACCAGATCTTCCAGATTATATGAGAGAATTTATCAATGTTCTAGAAAAAAGGTAG